From one Mytilus trossulus isolate FHL-02 chromosome 10, PNRI_Mtr1.1.1.hap1, whole genome shotgun sequence genomic stretch:
- the LOC134686436 gene encoding uncharacterized protein LOC134686436 has translation MLVIDLPPEVLLKIFSYLHQRDLVHGVSLVCDVWNELSLWPRLWKHLAFNLAYDDPDQSYSHFAKINSFVCTLVIHPTHLYQILGNYLFAFSGIQLSNLEYLHLTDPVSGYLVDTIVQNLTSIKYFQAYFGSKFDMQRCLKLLEGLKMISIDFGWYGPQNIDNNLIRFLTKQSCLKKLVLRGWYTLRSETVALILNDFNNIETLYLSNSEISNLIVNGNLPIPGLTDFTLRSTKFDDTGISQLVKRATNLRNLDVIECSNITFKGLTEISKHCPHLESLKFGNLTFIINDRLNFSFHALAEGCPKLKTITFVGMKLTLDDDIVCLFKSTKYLECLALSDCDTISDIAICALGKYCSNLKQITLKNCHKISAYGIMYLVKHSQRLQTLTIKSCFGIKDYINHSTIELSDKTACVVVEDDITGTRQKTKLQLATERIDVFRYSDLSYQHSHLLTLDMTKCENILPRTILSFAKMCPDIRELYLTMNLNLNEVDALCRKVFDTCIFLGCIKINERVIELSSIKTQDESICIT, from the coding sequence ATGTTGGTAATAGACTTACCACCAGaggttttattgaaaatattctCTTATCTTCACCAACGAGACTTGGTACACGGAGTAAGCCTTGTATGTGATGTGTGGAATGAGCTAAGTTTATGGCCAAGATTATGGAAACATTTGGCATTTAATCTAGCATATGACGATCCAGATCAATCCTATTCGCACtttgcaaaaataaatagcTTTGTTTGTACTCTTGTGATACACCCAACTCATTTATATCAGATTCTTGGAAATTATCTTTTTGCATTTTCCGGCATTCAGCTGTCGAACTTGGAATATTTACATCTGACTGATCCAGTGTCAGGATATCTTGTTGATACCATTGTACAAAACTTaacatctataaaatatttccaagCGTATTTTGGTTCAAAGTTTGACATGCAACGCTGTCTGAAACTTTTAGAAGGATTAAAGATGATATCAATAGATTTTGGTTGGTACGGACCGCAAAATATAGACAACAATTTAATTAGATTTCTTACAAAACAGAGTTGCCTTAAAAAACTCGTACTGAGAGGATGGTACACCTTACGCAGTGAAACAGTAGCTTTGATTCttaatgattttaataacaTCGAAACGCTATATTTGTCCAATTCTGAAATATCAAACTTAATAGTCAACGGTAATTTACCGATTCCTGGATTAACAGACTTCACACTCCGTTCGACAAAATTTGATGACACAGGAATTAGCCAGTTAGTCAAACGCGCAACTAATCTACGTAATTTAGATGTCATAGAGTGCTCAAACATAACGTTTAAAGGACTAacagaaatttcaaaacattgtcCACATCTAGAATCGCTAAAATTTGGAAACCTAACATTCATAATAAACGACAGACTTAATTTCAGCTTTCATGCACTAGCTGAGGGTTGCCCGAAACTTAAAACTATTACGTTTGTTGGAATGAAGCTTACTTTGGATGATGACATAGTTTGTTTATTCAAGTCTACAAAGTATTTAGAATGTCTAGCCTTGTCGGATTGCGACACAATCAGTGATATAGCAATATGTGCTTTAGGAAAATATTGCTCAAATCTAAAGCAAATCACTTTAAAGAACTGTCATAAAATTTCTGCGTATGGCATAATGTACCTTGTTAAGCACAGTCAAAGGCTTCAGACATTAACAATCAAAAGCTGTTTTGGTATTAAAGATTATATCAATCATTCAACTATAGAATTAAGTGATAAAACTGCTTGTGTTGTCGTTGAGGATGATATTACGGGTACAAGACAGAAGACAAAATTGCAATTAGCTACCGAGAGAATTGATGTGTTCCGCTACAGTGACTTAAGCTATCAACACTCACATTTACTTACTCTCGATATGACAAAGTGTGAGAATATTTTACCAAGGACAATTCTTTCTTTTGCTAAAATGTGTCCTGATATTAGAGAACTATATCTAACAATGAATCTTAACTTAAATGAAGTTGATGCATTATGTAGAAAAGTATTtgacacttgcatatttttggGGTGTATAAAGATAAACGAACGGGTTATTGAATTGTCCTCAATTAAAACACAAGACGAAAGTATTTGCATTACTTAA